Proteins co-encoded in one Clostridia bacterium genomic window:
- a CDS encoding aminopeptidase, with translation MSKGEDLQKSLLYTQENGYKDLKEGQKEEIYGFSEGYKAFLNACKTERECVDFTVAKAEKAGFKPLDQAKKLKKGDKVYTVNRGKGILLAVIGEKPVSEGVRMVAAHIDAPRLDLKPNPLFENTEVAYFKTHYYGGIKKYQWTTIPLALHGVVIKNDGTKVNICIGEKADDPVFCITDLLPHLAASQMKGDATKIIEGEKLNVLLGTIPYPDDVKDAVKLNIMKLLNDAYGIVEKDFISAEIEVVPAFPAKDVGLDRSLVGAYGHDDRVCAYTALRAVLEAPAADKTNICYLVDKEEVGSSDSTGMCSRYFEDNLAILCEKTEESYSDLLVRKALANSICLSSDVTAALDPTFDHVMERNNSAYLNKGVCFMKYTGARGKSGTSDCSCEFLRQVTALMDAENVVWQTGELGKVDEGGGGTVAQYVAVQNMNVIDCGVPLLSMHAPFELASKFDIYQAYKAYMAFYK, from the coding sequence ATGTCTAAAGGTGAAGATTTACAGAAATCTCTGCTTTATACGCAGGAAAACGGGTATAAAGATTTAAAGGAAGGGCAGAAGGAAGAAATTTACGGGTTCTCTGAAGGCTACAAAGCATTTTTAAATGCTTGCAAAACCGAAAGAGAATGTGTGGACTTTACGGTTGCCAAAGCTGAAAAGGCAGGCTTTAAGCCCCTCGACCAAGCAAAAAAGCTTAAAAAGGGTGACAAGGTGTATACCGTAAACCGCGGTAAGGGTATTTTACTGGCGGTTATCGGAGAAAAGCCCGTTTCGGAGGGGGTTCGCATGGTTGCGGCGCATATCGACGCGCCCCGTCTGGACTTAAAGCCGAATCCCTTGTTTGAAAATACCGAGGTGGCATATTTCAAAACCCATTACTATGGCGGTATCAAAAAATACCAGTGGACTACCATTCCGCTGGCACTCCATGGGGTTGTCATTAAAAATGACGGTACAAAGGTAAACATCTGTATCGGTGAAAAGGCGGACGACCCGGTATTCTGCATCACCGACCTGCTTCCCCATCTGGCTGCTTCCCAGATGAAGGGAGATGCCACCAAAATCATTGAGGGCGAAAAATTGAATGTGTTGCTTGGCACCATCCCGTATCCCGATGATGTGAAAGACGCAGTCAAGCTGAACATCATGAAGCTTTTAAACGATGCTTACGGCATTGTGGAAAAGGATTTTATATCGGCAGAAATCGAAGTGGTTCCCGCATTCCCGGCAAAGGATGTGGGCTTGGACAGAAGTCTTGTGGGGGCGTACGGTCATGACGACAGAGTTTGCGCTTATACTGCACTCCGTGCTGTTTTGGAAGCGCCTGCCGCAGACAAAACCAATATCTGCTATCTGGTGGATAAGGAAGAAGTGGGAAGCTCGGACAGCACAGGTATGTGCTCCCGTTATTTTGAGGATAACTTAGCAATCCTTTGCGAAAAAACAGAAGAAAGTTATTCCGATTTACTGGTACGCAAGGCGCTGGCAAACAGCATTTGCCTTTCCTCTGACGTAACAGCGGCATTGGATCCCACTTTTGACCATGTGATGGAGCGTAACAACAGCGCATACCTGAACAAAGGGGTTTGCTTTATGAAATACACCGGTGCCCGCGGAAAATCCGGCACCAGCGATTGCTCCTGTGAATTCTTACGGCAGGTAACTGCCCTGATGGATGCGGAAAATGTTGTATGGCAGACCGGCGAGCTGGGTAAAGTGGACGAAGGCGGCGGCGGGACTGTTGCTCAGTATGTGGCAGTGCAGAACATGAATGTAATTGACTGTGGCGTACCGCTCCTTTCCATGCACGCCCCCTTTGAACTTGCATCCAAATTCGATATCTATCAAGCCTATAAAGCCTATATGGCGTTCTATAAATAA
- a CDS encoding family 78 glycoside hydrolase catalytic domain, translating to MKNKNLRYERKFEENIKLSSSSKLIWHPSEVETYYEKPQNSCCMFRKTFELEESVTKAVLHTFGDTHYILYVNGAEVGRGPCRSDPRWQYVDAYNIMPYLKKGKNVISAMVMFYGYGTGKSMSRVPCFMMDSSISLKNGKTVEVVSDESVKAHLYDAFDRNAPRINGCKGCVEIFDNRKAVDFTNPDYDDADWDNAKGRDKAMSPFWNLKPRPIPNIILNPLSSRAVIAGGIGDAVKCDKLHIKIRDELDLLKPNSLFVLGSEGEINPVDSSAFNYVLVDFEKVNVGYLDLEVEGYDGDIIDVVYAEEIRNNKPRFDVATYRPISRFILKDGLNHLKTCFNYEAFRYVFLIFRNHVRTNKIKSIGMLNRSLPFAERGSFKTADEELQKIWDISAHTLNLCMQDGFLDSPSREQQQWMGDARFQAIMNYYITGDARMHEKLLLQIGQSQDADGMTCSRYPDENHNLPPIPAFCLQWINAFGDYYDFTGKTELIEKLWQNIIKGIRWFTAFENEYGLLTDVPYWNYLDMGKNEDGDQADIHRGGMLGQLNLMYIEALQTMVRLSLLMQDKPALRYYTKKCKKTEQAFKKLFWNEEFGVYSDCVKDGIVSSSVSEVVNALAYLLLHKPQDKRAKDIFTNVFQPETRREKICYVSPYFMLQYYRALQKADRCDIALEETKNRYRDMIQHGATTTWEHWVLYENTERGLFQHSACHAWAAAPIIFVAENLFGVKTAGKAPLSAKPHFELMQDAEGYFVTPKGTVRVSQNGKNKIVIKEA from the coding sequence ATGAAAAACAAAAATTTAAGGTATGAACGGAAATTCGAGGAAAACATAAAGCTTTCGAGTTCTTCCAAGCTGATCTGGCATCCGTCCGAGGTGGAAACCTACTACGAAAAGCCCCAAAACAGCTGCTGTATGTTCCGAAAAACCTTTGAGTTGGAGGAAAGCGTGACCAAAGCGGTGCTCCACACCTTTGGCGATACCCACTACATTTTATATGTAAACGGTGCAGAGGTTGGCAGAGGTCCCTGCCGCAGTGACCCGAGATGGCAGTATGTGGATGCTTATAACATCATGCCCTACCTTAAAAAAGGCAAAAATGTCATTTCTGCCATGGTGATGTTTTACGGCTACGGCACAGGTAAATCCATGAGCCGTGTCCCCTGCTTTATGATGGATAGCTCCATTTCACTTAAAAACGGCAAAACGGTAGAAGTGGTTTCGGATGAATCGGTAAAGGCTCATCTTTATGACGCGTTTGACCGTAACGCCCCCCGCATCAACGGCTGTAAGGGCTGTGTGGAAATCTTTGATAACAGAAAAGCGGTGGATTTTACCAATCCCGATTATGACGATGCCGACTGGGACAACGCCAAGGGCAGAGACAAAGCTATGTCTCCCTTCTGGAATTTAAAGCCCCGTCCCATTCCGAACATTATTTTAAATCCGCTCTCTTCCCGTGCAGTTATTGCAGGCGGTATCGGCGATGCGGTTAAATGCGATAAACTGCACATCAAAATCCGTGACGAGTTGGATTTGTTAAAGCCCAATTCTCTGTTTGTTTTAGGCTCGGAGGGTGAAATCAATCCGGTGGACAGCTCTGCCTTTAACTATGTGCTGGTGGATTTTGAAAAAGTGAATGTAGGGTATCTGGATTTAGAGGTGGAAGGCTATGACGGCGACATCATTGATGTGGTGTATGCCGAGGAAATTCGTAACAACAAGCCCCGTTTTGATGTGGCAACCTACCGTCCCATCAGCCGATTTATTTTAAAGGACGGTTTGAATCATTTGAAAACCTGCTTCAATTACGAAGCGTTCCGTTATGTATTTTTAATTTTCCGCAACCATGTGCGTACTAACAAAATCAAATCCATCGGTATGCTTAACCGCTCTTTGCCCTTTGCGGAAAGAGGCTCCTTTAAAACCGCAGACGAAGAGTTGCAGAAAATCTGGGACATCAGCGCGCATACCTTAAACCTTTGTATGCAGGACGGTTTTTTGGATTCACCCAGCCGTGAACAACAGCAATGGATGGGGGATGCCCGTTTCCAGGCAATCATGAATTATTACATAACCGGTGATGCAAGAATGCATGAAAAACTGCTTCTCCAAATCGGACAGTCCCAGGACGCAGACGGCATGACCTGCTCCCGCTATCCGGACGAAAACCATAATCTGCCCCCTATTCCGGCATTTTGCCTGCAATGGATTAACGCATTTGGTGATTACTATGATTTCACGGGTAAAACCGAACTGATTGAAAAGCTCTGGCAGAATATCATTAAAGGTATCCGCTGGTTTACCGCTTTTGAAAACGAATACGGATTGCTTACCGACGTGCCTTACTGGAATTATCTGGATATGGGCAAAAACGAGGACGGCGACCAGGCAGACATTCATCGTGGCGGTATGCTCGGTCAGCTCAATTTAATGTATATTGAAGCGCTTCAGACCATGGTTCGCTTATCTTTGCTCATGCAGGACAAGCCTGCACTCCGGTATTACACCAAAAAATGCAAAAAAACAGAGCAGGCGTTCAAAAAACTGTTTTGGAATGAAGAATTCGGGGTATACTCCGATTGTGTAAAGGATGGCATTGTATCCAGCTCTGTTTCAGAGGTTGTTAATGCCCTTGCGTACCTTTTACTGCATAAACCGCAGGACAAGCGGGCAAAGGATATTTTCACAAATGTATTCCAGCCCGAAACCCGTCGCGAAAAAATCTGCTATGTCAGCCCCTACTTTATGTTGCAGTATTACCGGGCACTTCAAAAGGCAGACCGCTGTGACATTGCGCTGGAAGAAACCAAAAACCGTTATCGGGATATGATTCAGCACGGCGCAACCACCACCTGGGAGCACTGGGTGCTTTATGAAAACACCGAAAGAGGTCTTTTCCAGCATTCAGCCTGCCATGCCTGGGCAGCAGCCCCCATTATTTTCGTGGCAGAAAATCTGTTTGGTGTAAAGACTGCAGGCAAAGCGCCCCTTTCAGCTAAACCGCATTTTGAACTGATGCAGGATGCCGAGGGCTACTTTGTAACACCTAAAGGTACGGTACGCGTATCCCAGAACGGAAAAAATAAAATTGTAATTAAGGAGGCATAA